One genomic segment of Stigmatopora argus isolate UIUO_Sarg chromosome 18, RoL_Sarg_1.0, whole genome shotgun sequence includes these proteins:
- the LOC144093317 gene encoding tripartite motif-containing protein 5-like isoform X2, whose amino-acid sequence MAERPEDHVKCPSCLKINEDPFVLECNHSFCRACLQQHTDKGEKSCPTCGTVFNSMEIPENLTRNEPGIFPAGSATSEALCSLHKEELKLFCLDHQELVCIICRDAEKHEGHKFRPLEEVVGSHKERLQESLLRAKKRLEDYQHLRWNCLEQSTYIPVQKEKIVTEIKKAFEELRNVLNTEEEARLAAVRQEEKIKNERMKEKISALSREMTTLSDSIRHVEEHLASSSLSLMKTFQTTLSRIQKLPDKPELLGEALLGEAHHVGNLKIGDTNVWCLNLTFTWSFEPDPKIPDDPSG is encoded by the exons ATGGCTGAAAGGCCGGAAGACCATGTCAAATGTCCATCCTGCCTGAAGATCAATGAAGATCCCTTTGTGTTGGAGTGCAACCACAGCTTTTGCCGCGCTTGTCTACAGCAGCATACGGACAAAGGAGAAAAATCATGTCCGACCTGCGGGACGGTTTTCAATTCGATGGAAATACCTGAAAACTTGACGAGGAATGAGCCTGGGATCTTTCCCGCCGGCTCGGCGACGTCAGAAGCGTTGTGCAGCTTACACAAGGAGGAACTCAAACTCTTCTGTCTGGACCACCAAGAGCTAGTGTGTATTATCTGCAGAGACGCCGAAAAACACGAAGGTCACAAGTTCCGTCCCCTCGAAGAAGTTGTGGGAAGTCACAAAGAGAGACTCCAGGAAAGCCTGTTGAGGGCCAAGAAGAGACTGGAAGACTATCAACATCTTCGATGGAATTGCCTCGAACAATCAACGTACATCCCAGTCCAAAAAGAGAAGATTGTAACGGAGATTAAGAAGGCTTTTGAGGAGCTTCGAAACGTCCTCAACACCGAGGAAGAGGCCAGGTTGGCTGCTGTCAGGCAGGAAGAGAAGATTAAGAATGAACGAATGAAGGAGAAGATTTCTGCTCTCAGCAGAGAAATGACCACTCTCTCAGATAGCATCCGACACGTAGAGGAACATCTGGCGTCTAGCAGCCTTTCCTTAATGAAGACCTTCCAGACGACACTTAGTCGAATCCAAAAATTGCCCGATAAACCGGAGCTGCTTGGAGAAGCTCTGCTGGGTGAAGCCCATCACGTGGGCAACCTCAAG attggtgatacaaatgtctggtgtttaaacctaacatttacatggtccttcgagccggatcccaagatacctgacgatcccagcgggtga
- the LOC144093317 gene encoding tripartite motif-containing protein 5-like isoform X3, whose amino-acid sequence MAERPEDHVKCPSCLKINEDPFVLECNHSFCRACLQQHTDKGEKSCPTCGTVFNSMEIPENLTRNEPGIFPAGSATSEALCSLHKEELKLFCLDHQELVCIICRDAEKHEGHKFRPLEEVVGSHKERLQESLLRAKKRLEDYQHLRWNCLEQSTYIPVQKEKIVTEIKKAFEELRNVLNTEEEARLAAVRQEEKIKNERMKEKISALSREMTTLSDSIRHVEEHLASSSLSLMKTFQTTLSRIQKLPDKPELLGEALLGEAHHVGNLKNYSNEVTAQLPALLVQMDWTSITLNGSH is encoded by the exons ATGGCTGAAAGGCCGGAAGACCATGTCAAATGTCCATCCTGCCTGAAGATCAATGAAGATCCCTTTGTGTTGGAGTGCAACCACAGCTTTTGCCGCGCTTGTCTACAGCAGCATACGGACAAAGGAGAAAAATCATGTCCGACCTGCGGGACGGTTTTCAATTCGATGGAAATACCTGAAAACTTGACGAGGAATGAGCCTGGGATCTTTCCCGCCGGCTCGGCGACGTCAGAAGCGTTGTGCAGCTTACACAAGGAGGAACTCAAACTCTTCTGTCTGGACCACCAAGAGCTAGTGTGTATTATCTGCAGAGACGCCGAAAAACACGAAGGTCACAAGTTCCGTCCCCTCGAAGAAGTTGTGGGAAGTCACAAAGAGAGACTCCAGGAAAGCCTGTTGAGGGCCAAGAAGAGACTGGAAGACTATCAACATCTTCGATGGAATTGCCTCGAACAATCAACGTACATCCCAGTCCAAAAAGAGAAGATTGTAACGGAGATTAAGAAGGCTTTTGAGGAGCTTCGAAACGTCCTCAACACCGAGGAAGAGGCCAGGTTGGCTGCTGTCAGGCAGGAAGAGAAGATTAAGAATGAACGAATGAAGGAGAAGATTTCTGCTCTCAGCAGAGAAATGACCACTCTCTCAGATAGCATCCGACACGTAGAGGAACATCTGGCGTCTAGCAGCCTTTCCTTAATGAAGACCTTCCAGACGACACTTAGTCGAATCCAAAAATTGCCCGATAAACCGGAGCTGCTTGGAGAAGCTCTGCTGGGTGAAGCCCATCACGTGGGCAACCTCAAG AACTATTCAAATGAAGTTACTGCGCAGTTGCCAGCTCTCctggtccaaatggattggacgtccatcactctcaatggcagccattga
- the LOC144093317 gene encoding zinc-binding protein A33-like isoform X1, with protein MAERPEDHVKCPSCLKINEDPFVLECNHSFCRACLQQHTDKGEKSCPTCGTVFNSMEIPENLTRNEPGIFPAGSATSEALCSLHKEELKLFCLDHQELVCIICRDAEKHEGHKFRPLEEVVGSHKERLQESLLRAKKRLEDYQHLRWNCLEQSTYIPVQKEKIVTEIKKAFEELRNVLNTEEEARLAAVRQEEKIKNERMKEKISALSREMTTLSDSIRHVEEHLASSSLSLMKTFQTTLSRIQKLPDKPELLGEALLGEAHHVGNLKVSVWVRMHEMVSYSPVVLDPNTAGPELSLSEDLTSVCFDEGRKQRPKNPERSTTGSVLGCELNDNKTTWDVDVVDNTDWLVGVRWGDPCMPVKNDYCYIGFSRNKYFQAGFQIGSWNPPEKIKRIRVNVDMNKRTISFSEALKNTEISKITNPPNWPGSQAKMYPAFYTHSKKPLKIIPVDVEDFYTLFE; from the coding sequence ATGGCTGAAAGGCCGGAAGACCATGTCAAATGTCCATCCTGCCTGAAGATCAATGAAGATCCCTTTGTGTTGGAGTGCAACCACAGCTTTTGCCGCGCTTGTCTACAGCAGCATACGGACAAAGGAGAAAAATCATGTCCGACCTGCGGGACGGTTTTCAATTCGATGGAAATACCTGAAAACTTGACGAGGAATGAGCCTGGGATCTTTCCCGCCGGCTCGGCGACGTCAGAAGCGTTGTGCAGCTTACACAAGGAGGAACTCAAACTCTTCTGTCTGGACCACCAAGAGCTAGTGTGTATTATCTGCAGAGACGCCGAAAAACACGAAGGTCACAAGTTCCGTCCCCTCGAAGAAGTTGTGGGAAGTCACAAAGAGAGACTCCAGGAAAGCCTGTTGAGGGCCAAGAAGAGACTGGAAGACTATCAACATCTTCGATGGAATTGCCTCGAACAATCAACGTACATCCCAGTCCAAAAAGAGAAGATTGTAACGGAGATTAAGAAGGCTTTTGAGGAGCTTCGAAACGTCCTCAACACCGAGGAAGAGGCCAGGTTGGCTGCTGTCAGGCAGGAAGAGAAGATTAAGAATGAACGAATGAAGGAGAAGATTTCTGCTCTCAGCAGAGAAATGACCACTCTCTCAGATAGCATCCGACACGTAGAGGAACATCTGGCGTCTAGCAGCCTTTCCTTAATGAAGACCTTCCAGACGACACTTAGTCGAATCCAAAAATTGCCCGATAAACCGGAGCTGCTTGGAGAAGCTCTGCTGGGTGAAGCCCATCACGTGGGCAACCTCAAGGTCAGTGTGTGGGTGCGAATGCATGAGATGGTCTCCTACAGTCCCGTCGTTCTGGACCCAAACACGGCGGGTCCAGAACTCAGTCTGTCTGAAGATCTGACCAGCGTGTGTTTTGACGAAGGACGAAAACAGCGTCCAAAGAATCCAGAGAGGTCTACGACTGGCAGCGTGTTGGGTTGCGAGTTAAACGACAACAAAACCACGTGGGACGTCGACGTGGTCGACAACACGGACTGGTTAGTCGGGGTGCGTTGGGGCGACCCGTGCATGCCAGTTAAAAACGACTATTGTTACATCGGATTCAGTCGCAACAAATACTTCCAGGCTGGTTTTCAAATTGGATCCTGGAATCCACCTGAGAAGATAAAGAGGATCCGAGTTAATGTGGACATGAACAAAAGAACAATTTCATTCTCGGAGGCTCTTAAAAACACAGAGATAAGCAAAATTACAAATCCTCCAAATTGGCCAGGTTCTCAAGCAAAAATGTATCCTGCCTTTTACACACACAGTAAAAAACCTCTGAAAATAATTCCAGTTGATGTGGAGGACTTTTACACCCTTTTTGAATAA
- the LOC144093316 gene encoding zinc-binding protein A33-like produces MGERPEDHVKCQSCLKINEDPFVLECNHSFCRACLQQHTNKGEKSCPTCGTVFNSMEIPENLTRNEPGIFPAGSATSEALCSLHKEELKLFCLDHRELVCIICRDAEKHVGHKFRPLEEVVGSHKERLQESLLRAKKRLEDCQDLRKNCLEQSTYITVQKEKIVTKIKKAFEELRNFLNTEEEARLAAVRQEEKIKNERMKEKISALSREMTTLSDSIRHVEEHLASSSLSLMKTFQTTLRRIQKLPDKPELHGEALLGEAHHVGNLKFSVWARMNEMVSYSPVILDPNTLGPELSLSEDLTSVCFDEGREQRPKNPERSSTGSVLGCELNLNKTTWDVDVVNNTDWLVGVRWGDPCLPVKNDFCYIGFTRDKYFQTGFQIGSWNPPKKIQRIRVSVDKNKRTISFSEALKNTEISKITNPPNWPGSQAKMYPAFYTHSKKPLKIIPLDDVEDFGTHIFNKW; encoded by the coding sequence ATGGGTGAAAGGCCGGAAGACCATGTCAAATGTCAATCCTGCCTGAAGATAAATGAAGATCCCTTTGTTTTGGAGTGCAACCACAGCTTTTGCCGCGCTTGTCTACAGCAGCATACGAACAAAGGAGAAAAATCATGTCCTACCTGCGGGACGGTTTTCAATTCGATGGAAATACCTGAAAACTTGACGAGGAATGAGCCTGGGATCTTTCCCGCCGGCTCGGCGACGTCAGAAGCGTTGTGCAGCTTACACAAGGAGGAACTCAAACTCTTCTGTCTGGACCACCGAGAGCTAGTGTGTATTATCTGCAGAGACGCCGAAAAACACGTAGGTCACAAGTTCCGTCCCCTCGAAGAAGTTGTGGGAAGTCACAAAGAGAGACTCCAGGAAAGCCTGTTGAGGGCCAAGAAGAGACTGGAAGACTGTCAAGATCTTCGAAAGAATTGCCTCGAACAATCAACGTACATCACAGTCCAAAAAGAGAAGATTGTAACGAAGATTAAGAAGGCTTTTGAGGAGCTTCGAAACTTCCTCAACACCGAGGAAGAGGCCAGGTTGGCTGCTGTCAGGCAGGAAGAGAAGATTAAGAATGAACGAATGAAGGAGAAGATTTCTGCTCTCAGCAGAGAAATGACCACTCTTTCAGATAGCATCCGACACGTAGAGGAACATCTGGCGTCTAGCAGCCTTTCCTTAATGAAGACCTTCCAGACGACACTTCGTCGAATCCAAAAATTGCCCGATAAACCGGAGCTGCATGGAGAAGCTCTGCTGGGTGAAGCCCATCACGTGGGCAACCTCAAGTTCAGTGTGTGGGCGCGAATGAATGAGATGGTCTCCTACAGTCCCGTCATTCTGGACCCAAACACGTTGGGTCCAGAACTCAGTCTGTCTGAAGATCTGACCAGCGTGTGTTTTGACGAAGGACGAGAACAGCGTCCAAAGAATCCAGAGAGGTCTTCGACTGGCAGCGTGTTGGGTTGCGAGTTAAACTTGAACAAAACCACGTGGGACGTCGACGTGGTCAACAACACGGACTGGTTAGTCGGGGTGCGTTGGGGCGACCCGTGCCTGCCAGTTAAAAACGACTTTTGTTACATCGGATTCACTCGCGACAAATACTTCCAGACTGGTTTTCAAATTGGATCCTGGAATCCACCTAAGAAGATACAGAGGATCCGAGTGAGTGTGGACAAGAACAAAAGAACAATTTCATTCTCGGAGGCTCTTAAAAACACAGAGATAAGCAAAATTACAAATCCTCCAAATTGGCCAGGTTCTCAAGCAAAAATGTATCCTGCCTTTTACACACACAGTAAAAAACCTCTGAAAATAATTCCACTTGATGATGTGGAGGACTTTGGCACCCACATTTTCAATAAGTGGTGA
- the LOC144093318 gene encoding zinc-binding protein A33-like yields MAERPEDHVKCPSCLKIFEDPVVLECNHSFCRACLHQHTNKGEKTCPTCGTVFSSMEIPENSTTRNKSGIFSTASATSEALCSLHKEELKLFCLDHQELVCIICRDAEKHVGHKFRPLEEVVGSHKERLQESLLTAKKSLEDYQELRKNCLEQATYITVQKEKIVTKIKKAFEELRNFLNTEEETRLAAVRQEEKIKNRAMKEKISALSREMTTLSDSIRRIEEHLASGSHSLMKTFQTTLSRIQKLPDKPELRGEALLGEAHHVGNLKFSVWVRMKEMVSYSPVVLDPNTVGPELSLSEDLTSVSFDEEREQRPKNPERSTTRGVLGCELTSKKSTWDVDVVDNTDWLVGVCWGLPVTNDFCYIGFRHNKYFQSGFPIGSWNPPEKIQRIRVNVDMNKRTISFSEALKNTEISKITNPPNWPGFQAKMYPGFYTQGKKPLKIIPLVSQVTFSR; encoded by the coding sequence ATGGCTGAAAGGCCGGAAGACCATGTCAAATGTCCATCGTGCCTGAAGATCTTTGAAGATCCTGTTGTGTTGGAGTGCAACCACAGCTTTTGCCGCGCTTGTCTACATCAGCATACGAACAAAGGAGAAAAAACATGTCCTACCTGCGGGACGGTTTTCAGTTCGATGGAAATACCTGAAAACTCGACGACGAGGAACAAGTCTGGGATCTTTTCCACAGCATCGGCAACGTCAGAAGCGTTGTGCAGCTTACACAAGGAGGAACTCAAACTCTTCTGTCTGGACCACCAAGAGCTAGTGTGTATTATCTGCAGAGATGCCGAAAAACACGTAGGTCACAAGTTCCGTCCCCTCGAAGAAGTTGTGGGAAGTCACAAAGAGAGACTCCAGGAAAGCCTGTTGACGGCCAAGAAGAGCCTGGAAGACTATCAAGAGCTTCGAAAGAATTGCCTCGAACAAGCAACGTACATCACAGTCCAAAAAGAGAAGATTGTAACTAAGATTAAGAAGGCTTTTGAGGAGCTTCGAAACTTCCTCAATACCGAGGAAGAGACCAGGTTGGCTGCTGTCAGGCAGGAAGAGAAGATTAAGAATCGGGCCATGAAGGAGAAGATTTCTGCTCTCAGCAGAGAAATGACCACTCTCTCAGATAGCATCCGACGCATAGAGGAACATCTGGCGTCTGGCAGCCATTCCTTAATGAAGACCTTCCAGACGACACTAAGTCGAATCCAAAAATTGCCCGATAAACCGGAGCTGCGTGGAGAAGCTCTGCTGGGTGAAGCCCATCACGTGGGCAACCTCAAGTTCAGCGTGTGGGTGCGAATGAAAGAGATGGTCTCCTACAGTCCCGTCGTTCTGGACCCAAACACGGTGGGTCCAGAACTCAGTCTGTCTGAAGATCTGACCAGCGTGAGTTTCGACGAAGAACGAGAACAACGTCCAAAGAATCCAGAGAGGTCTACGACTCGCGGCGTGTTGGGTTGCGAGTTAACCTCGAAAAAAAGCACATGGGACGTCGACGTGGTCGACAACACGGACTGGTTAGTCGGGGTGTGTTGGGGCTTGCCAGTTACAAACGACTTTTGTTACATCGGATTCAGGCACAACAAATACTTCCAGTCTGGTTTTCCGATTGGATCCTGGAATCCACCTGAGAAGATACAGAGGATCCGAGTGAATGTGGACATGAACAAAAGAACAATTTCATTCTCTGAGGCTCTTAAAAACACAGAGATAAGCAAAATTACAAATCCTCCAAATTGGCCAGGTTTTCAAGCAAAAATGTATCCTGGCTTTTACACACAGGGTAAAAAACCTCTGAAAATAATTCCACTTGTGTCTCAGGTTACATTTTCCAGATGA